One region of Scomber scombrus chromosome 10, fScoSco1.1, whole genome shotgun sequence genomic DNA includes:
- the LOC133988120 gene encoding caspase recruitment domain-containing protein 19-like isoform X2: MDTELVDRLVLQLNRIYPQILTDKEAQRFRNLRVPTKVRLAELLNHLHEKGEDACHEFYRGLHIHAEHVYSSLPTRVRQREMTDPKLSNNVAAQPEKHVLNDRGPMFFLSCFSFAVGIAILYYYGEGETLRCTGPFLHCSAARLSQDVLISYAEVGKHKK, from the exons ATGGACACTGAGCTTGTTGACAGACTGGtgctgcagctcaacaggaTCTACCCCCAGATACTCACTGACAAGGAAGCCCAAAGG TTCAGGAACCTGAGGGTGCCCACCAAGGTGCGATTAGCCGAGCTGCTGAATCACCTGCACGAGAAGGGTGAGGACGCGTGTCATGAATTCTACAGGGGACTTCACATCCACGCTGAGCACGTCTACTCCAGCCTGCCCACCAGAGTCAGACAAAGAG AGATGACAGACCCAAAATTGTCTAACAATGTGGCAGCCCAACCAGAGAAACATGTGCTTAATGACAGAG GACCAATGTTCTTCCTGAGCTGTTTCAGTTTTGCAGTCGGTATTGCAATTCTCTACTATTATGGAG AGGGTGAGACATTGAGATGTACTGGCCCGTTTCTTCACTGTTCTGCAGCAAGACTTAGTCAAGATGTTTTAATTTCCTATGCTGAGGTTGGAAAGCATAAAAAATGA
- the LOC133988120 gene encoding caspase recruitment domain-containing protein 19-like isoform X1 has product MPDIGGYHEQLQRDSQFLCSDQRMDTELVDRLVLQLNRIYPQILTDKEAQRFRNLRVPTKVRLAELLNHLHEKGEDACHEFYRGLHIHAEHVYSSLPTRVRQREMTDPKLSNNVAAQPEKHVLNDRGPMFFLSCFSFAVGIAILYYYGEGETLRCTGPFLHCSAARLSQDVLISYAEVGKHKK; this is encoded by the exons ATGCCAG ACATTGGTGGTTACCATGAGCAGCTCCAGAGGGACTCCCAGTTCCTGTGCTCAGACCAGAGGATGGACACTGAGCTTGTTGACAGACTGGtgctgcagctcaacaggaTCTACCCCCAGATACTCACTGACAAGGAAGCCCAAAGG TTCAGGAACCTGAGGGTGCCCACCAAGGTGCGATTAGCCGAGCTGCTGAATCACCTGCACGAGAAGGGTGAGGACGCGTGTCATGAATTCTACAGGGGACTTCACATCCACGCTGAGCACGTCTACTCCAGCCTGCCCACCAGAGTCAGACAAAGAG AGATGACAGACCCAAAATTGTCTAACAATGTGGCAGCCCAACCAGAGAAACATGTGCTTAATGACAGAG GACCAATGTTCTTCCTGAGCTGTTTCAGTTTTGCAGTCGGTATTGCAATTCTCTACTATTATGGAG AGGGTGAGACATTGAGATGTACTGGCCCGTTTCTTCACTGTTCTGCAGCAAGACTTAGTCAAGATGTTTTAATTTCCTATGCTGAGGTTGGAAAGCATAAAAAATGA
- the LOC133988119 gene encoding uncharacterized protein LOC133988119 yields MSAATASIADFKNKNDQRNNSAHSQAQCTPMPLPALGTQRIIQGNGTNVGTVISLQCPANHKLIGKELMCVMDINSTHWVGETYCKPASPFEDYGFRVAVLASIISSGIILFMSVAFITCCLLDCIKEDERKKQERESDVWQWEEQPQHQGDNRSRYSHKGRNNNNNNKTQEKMLSLWDNHSPALCDDMRAYRCHQHYAYGPACTYDPPLPHAPLPGVDYDQPLLPRNQESAESPGPPPYQGPSLSSCQTLSTSLVQISAVGSGLVWQYGGQQSSLSGAIPSTTDESNPRNINSAKEFSIRIISV; encoded by the exons ATGTCAGCCGCAACAGCTTCAATAGCggatttcaaaaacaaaaatgaccaGCGGAATAACTCAG CTCATTCCCAGGCGCAATGTACACCCATGCCGCTGCCAGCCCTGGGCACCCAGAGGATCATCCAGGGCAATGGTACCAATGTGGGCACAGTCATTTCCCTGCAGTGCCCAGCAAATCATAAACTCATAGGAAAAGAGCTGATGTGTGTTATGGACATCAACAGCACCCACTGGGTGGGGGAGACCTACTGTAAAC CTGCGTCTCCCTTTGAGGACTATGGTTTCCGTGTGGCTGTTCTGGCATCCATTATAAGCTCAGGCATAATCTTATTCATGTCCGTGGCCTTCATCACATGTTGTTTGCTCGACTGCATCAAAGAAGACGAAAGGAAAAAGCAGGAGAG GGAGTCAGATGTGTGGCAGTGGGAGGAGCAGCCTCAGCATCAGGGGGACAACAGGTCTCGTTACAGCCATAAAGGcaggaacaacaacaacaacaataagacCCAGGAGAAGATGCTTTCACTGTGGGACAACCACAGCCCAGCCCTGTGTGACGACATGCGAGCATACAG ATGTCATCAGCATTATGCCTATGGTCCTGCCTGCACCTATGATCCCCCTCTTCCACATGCTCCTCTACCCGGCGTCGACTACGACCAGCCTCTCTTACCCCGAAACCAAGAATCTGCAGAGAGTCCTGGTCCACCTCCATACCAAGGACCTTCTCTGTCCTCCTGTCAAACTCTGAGCACGAGCTTGGTCCAGATCTCAGCGGTGGGATCTGGTTTGGTTTGGCAGTATGGGGGACAGCAGAGTAGTTTGTCGGGAGCGATcccatcaaccacagatgagTCCAACCCGAGGAATATAAACTCTGCCAAAGAATTTTCCATACGGATAatatcagtgtga